From a region of the Myroides sp. JBRI-B21084 genome:
- a CDS encoding alpha-ketoacid dehydrogenase subunit alpha/beta, with protein sequence MSQQATTKEALTFEDFKKEVLNDYKTARTSRECSLLGRKEVLTGKAKFGIFGDGKEVPQLAMAKAFKNGDFRSGYYRDQTFMMAIGALNIQQFFAGLYGHADVTHDPMSGGRQMGGHFATHSLDNNGDWKNLTQQKNSSSDISPTAGQMPRLLGLAQASKIYREFPNADKNQQFSVAGNEVAWGTIGNASTSEGLFFETINAAGVLQVPMVMSVWDDMYGISVHARHQTTKESISEILKGFQKDEDTNGYEVLTVMGWDYPALVDTYAKASHIARTNHVPVLIHVKELTQPQGHSTSGSHERYKSADRLQWESEFDCIVKMRSWMIENNIATAEELDVIDETLKKEVLAGKKAAWEAYLNPIKNDRSLLIDVLTNVATQSANKVFIEKAISDLNATKEPIRKDLLTTARKILRMIIGENGQQLLAQWIQNYIDQIQPSFSSHLFSQSNKKAENIDEVLPTYDENSTDVDARLIIRNNFDKIFETYPETLIFGEDSGNIGDVNQGLEGLQEKYGEMRVADAGIREATILGQGIGMAMRGLRPIAEIQYLDYLLYAIQIMSDDLATVQYRTAGKQKAPLIVRTRGHRLEGIWHSGSPMGMIINAVRGIHVLVPRNMTKAAGFYNTLLQADEPALVIECLNGYRLKEKMPTNIGEFKTPIGVVETIKQGADLTIVSYGSTLRIVEQAAKELLEIGIDVEIIDAQSLLPFDNANNCAKSVQKTNRLLVVDEDVPGGASAYLLQQIVDKQEAYKFLDSKPETLSAKAHRPAYGTDGDYFSKPSAEDVFEKVYAIMHEANPTKYPSLY encoded by the coding sequence ATGAGTCAGCAGGCAACTACGAAAGAAGCTTTAACTTTTGAAGATTTTAAAAAAGAAGTTTTAAACGATTACAAAACAGCACGCACCTCACGTGAATGCAGTTTATTAGGCCGTAAAGAAGTTTTAACCGGTAAAGCTAAATTTGGAATTTTTGGCGATGGAAAAGAAGTACCACAATTAGCAATGGCAAAAGCCTTTAAAAATGGCGATTTTCGTTCTGGGTACTACCGCGATCAAACCTTTATGATGGCTATTGGAGCTTTAAACATTCAACAATTTTTTGCTGGTTTATATGGTCATGCCGATGTAACACACGATCCAATGTCTGGTGGTAGACAAATGGGAGGGCACTTTGCAACCCACAGTTTAGATAACAATGGCGATTGGAAAAACCTTACACAACAAAAAAACTCAAGTTCAGATATTTCACCAACAGCAGGGCAAATGCCTCGTTTGTTAGGTTTGGCGCAAGCATCAAAAATTTACCGTGAATTTCCGAATGCCGATAAAAACCAACAATTTTCTGTAGCAGGTAACGAAGTTGCTTGGGGAACAATTGGTAATGCATCAACATCGGAAGGACTGTTTTTTGAAACCATTAACGCAGCTGGTGTCTTACAAGTACCAATGGTTATGAGTGTTTGGGACGATATGTACGGAATATCGGTTCATGCACGTCATCAAACAACAAAAGAAAGCATTTCCGAAATCTTAAAAGGTTTTCAAAAAGATGAAGATACCAATGGGTACGAAGTTTTAACGGTAATGGGTTGGGATTATCCTGCTTTAGTTGATACTTATGCAAAAGCATCACACATTGCGCGTACAAATCACGTACCTGTTTTGATACATGTTAAAGAGCTTACCCAGCCTCAAGGACATTCAACTTCGGGTTCACATGAACGTTATAAATCTGCAGACCGTTTACAATGGGAAAGTGAATTTGACTGTATAGTTAAGATGCGTTCATGGATGATTGAAAATAATATAGCAACTGCAGAAGAGTTAGATGTTATTGATGAAACACTTAAAAAGGAAGTTTTAGCTGGTAAAAAAGCAGCTTGGGAAGCATATTTAAATCCAATTAAAAACGATAGATCGTTGTTGATTGATGTGTTAACTAATGTAGCTACACAATCAGCGAATAAAGTTTTTATTGAAAAAGCAATTAGTGATTTAAATGCTACAAAAGAACCTATTCGCAAAGATTTGTTAACAACGGCACGTAAAATTTTACGTATGATTATTGGCGAAAATGGTCAACAATTGTTAGCGCAATGGATTCAGAATTACATTGATCAAATTCAACCAAGTTTTAGTTCACACTTATTTTCACAATCTAACAAAAAGGCTGAAAATATTGACGAAGTTTTACCAACATATGATGAAAACAGTACCGATGTAGATGCACGTTTAATCATTAGAAATAATTTTGATAAGATATTTGAAACCTATCCAGAAACTTTAATTTTTGGCGAAGATTCAGGTAATATCGGCGACGTTAACCAAGGTTTAGAAGGTTTACAAGAAAAGTATGGCGAAATGCGTGTTGCAGACGCAGGTATCCGCGAAGCAACCATTTTGGGTCAAGGTATAGGTATGGCAATGCGTGGTTTAAGACCAATTGCCGAAATTCAATACTTAGATTATTTGTTGTACGCAATACAAATTATGAGCGATGATTTAGCTACCGTTCAATACAGAACAGCTGGTAAACAAAAAGCGCCACTAATTGTTCGTACACGTGGGCACCGTTTAGAAGGTATTTGGCATTCTGGTTCGCCAATGGGTATGATTATTAATGCAGTTCGTGGTATTCATGTTTTAGTACCAAGAAACATGACAAAAGCTGCTGGTTTTTACAATACATTATTACAAGCCGATGAACCTGCTTTAGTAATTGAATGTTTAAATGGATACCGTTTAAAAGAAAAAATGCCTACCAATATTGGTGAATTTAAAACACCAATTGGTGTGGTTGAAACCATTAAACAAGGTGCCGACTTAACAATTGTATCTTATGGATCTACCTTAAGAATTGTAGAACAAGCTGCAAAAGAATTGTTAGAAATAGGTATTGATGTTGAAATTATTGATGCGCAGTCATTATTACCGTTTGATAACGCTAACAATTGTGCAAAATCTGTACAAAAAACAAATCGTTTATTAGTAGTTGATGAAGACGTGCCAGGTGGAGCATCTGCTTATTTATTACAACAAATTGTTGATAAACAAGAAGCTTATAAATTTTTAGATAGTAAACCAGAAACATTATCGGCTAAAGCACACAGACCAGCTTATGGTACCGATGGTGATTATTTTTCTAAACCTTCGGCAGAAGATGTTTTTGAAAAAGTTTACGCTATTATGCACGAAGCAAATCCAACAAAATATCCAAGTTTATATTAA
- the msrA gene encoding peptide-methionine (S)-S-oxide reductase MsrA encodes MSMKKEETAIFANGCFWCSEAIFQKIVGVLSVLPGYIGGTTENPTYEEVCTGLTNHAEAIKIEFDSNLISYQELLEVFFATHDPTSLNKQGNDIGTQYRSEIFYTTDAQKEQANLFVKILNDQRIFETSVVTKVSKATTFYFAENYHQNYFNNNPQNSYCAMVVAPKIKKFEKFFQEYVTK; translated from the coding sequence ATGTCTATGAAAAAAGAAGAAACTGCAATTTTTGCAAACGGCTGTTTTTGGTGTTCTGAAGCTATTTTTCAGAAAATTGTAGGTGTACTTAGTGTTTTACCTGGATATATTGGTGGCACTACTGAAAACCCAACCTACGAAGAAGTTTGTACAGGTTTAACAAACCATGCTGAAGCTATTAAAATTGAATTTGATAGTAATTTAATTAGTTATCAAGAATTATTAGAGGTGTTTTTTGCCACACACGATCCTACTTCGTTAAATAAGCAAGGAAACGATATTGGCACACAATACCGAAGCGAAATTTTTTATACTACTGATGCACAGAAAGAGCAAGCAAATTTATTTGTTAAAATTTTAAATGATCAACGTATTTTTGAAACTTCGGTGGTTACTAAGGTATCAAAAGCTACCACTTTTTATTTTGCTGAAAATTACCATCAAAATTATTTTAATAATAACCCACAAAACAGTTATTGTGCTATGGTGGTTGCTCCTAAAATTAAAAAGTTTGAAAAGTTTTTTCAAGAGTATGTTACAAAATAA
- a CDS encoding ABC transporter ATP-binding protein — MIKANNISKQYNGLQVLKNVSLEINKGEVVAIVGASGAGKTTLLQILGVLDFPDKKNESQLFINDTNVLSLNDKQLAAFRNKNIGFIFQFHQLLPEFTALENVCIPAFVAGVSKNEAETEAKKILEYLKLGHRINHFPSELSGGEQQRVAVARALINKPAVIFADEPSGNLDTNSAEKLHELFFNLRDSLNQTFVIVTHNEDLANLADRKLVMSDGKFLI; from the coding sequence ATGATTAAAGCTAATAATATTAGTAAACAATACAATGGTTTACAAGTTTTAAAAAATGTATCTTTAGAAATTAATAAAGGCGAAGTAGTTGCTATTGTTGGTGCATCGGGTGCTGGTAAAACTACATTGTTGCAAATTTTGGGTGTTTTAGATTTTCCTGATAAAAAAAACGAATCGCAGTTATTTATAAATGATACTAACGTTTTAAGCTTAAACGATAAACAATTGGCAGCTTTTAGAAACAAAAACATAGGATTCATATTTCAGTTTCATCAGCTTTTGCCTGAATTTACTGCATTAGAAAATGTTTGCATTCCAGCTTTTGTGGCAGGTGTAAGTAAAAACGAGGCTGAAACTGAGGCGAAAAAAATATTAGAGTATTTAAAGTTAGGGCATAGAATTAACCATTTTCCATCGGAATTATCAGGTGGTGAGCAACAACGTGTTGCAGTTGCTAGAGCTTTGATAAACAAACCAGCTGTAATTTTTGCCGATGAGCCTTCTGGAAATTTAGACACAAATTCTGCCGAAAAATTGCACGAATTGTTTTTTAATTTACGAGATTCTTTAAACCAAACTTTTGTAATTGTTACTCATAACGAAGATTTAGCCAATTTAGCTGATAGAAAATTAGTTATGAGCGATGGTAAATTTTTAATTTAA
- a CDS encoding DUF2750 domain-containing protein, whose protein sequence is MIHTFIEQIINNNKVFIIEFKDELAISQSLLFKNHENEPVPVVCFWQNLSLATACCVDVWKDYKPQEICLATFIEDYLVNIYNESFIVGIDFNDKMEGIEADPLDIILEIIAQLKKDKIQLDFEYFKNVNDLENQIKKLIN, encoded by the coding sequence GTGATTCATACTTTTATAGAACAAATTATAAACAATAATAAGGTTTTTATTATTGAATTTAAAGACGAATTAGCAATTTCACAATCGTTATTGTTTAAAAATCATGAAAATGAACCCGTACCTGTGGTTTGTTTTTGGCAAAATTTGTCATTAGCAACTGCTTGCTGTGTTGATGTTTGGAAAGATTATAAACCTCAAGAAATTTGCTTAGCTACTTTTATTGAAGATTACTTGGTAAATATTTACAATGAAAGTTTTATTGTAGGTATTGATTTTAATGATAAAATGGAAGGAATTGAAGCCGATCCATTAGATATTATTTTAGAAATTATAGCTCAGTTAAAAAAAGATAAAATTCAATTAGATTTTGAATATTTTAAAAATGTAAACGATTTAGAAAATCAAATTAAAAAATTAATAAACTAA
- a CDS encoding S9 family peptidase, translating to MKKITFFAFMLASFITQAQNNLTIEEATLPSQKGFGTQSIYGAQWRSNAELSFIDASFKALSVKTIKNTTVDNFVTTTDLETALSKIINDKVSLRMFPFDYHWENQNQLSFTYHGKSDKYFIIYNVSTKTIDKHIKFSASANEEVIAPNKNYIVYLNDNNLELVYDNGTVVKITNDEKHIVNGSSNTHRNEFGIDRGMWISPNGKKIMFYKKDERMVKNYPLIDFGARIAEETPIKYPMAGMKSEEVSLHIYDIDSKTTTPLKIEGDKEQFLTMPSWAPSSDLVYVGVLNRGQNHLKLQRFNANSGNFDRTLFEEKSKTYVEPNTPLKFLNDKEFIYISEKDGYRQMYKYNTNGKQLNSYLYKDVLFKEFVSVSPKEIYYMGTANKGMDKLLYKVDLKSGKTKPVTTNSATYNIEMNADKTWFYSQYTNFTTPNSISINPINGKKGITLLEAKNPYEGKTVLPTIETVTIKAADGKTNLNGRIIYPANFNENTKYPVMVYVYGGPHAQLVSNRFGAGAGGFDYYMAQQGFVVFTLDNRGSENRGRDFEHVIHRQLGQNEMADQMQGVAFLKTKKFVDTEKIGVYGWSFGGFMATSLMLNYPDTFKVGVAGGPVIDWKWYEVMYGERYMDTPEENPEGYEKTSTLNKVKNLKGHLLMIHGAQDPVVVQQHSMQFIEKCIKEGKQVDYFLYPTHEHNVSGKDRVHLNAKIADYFITHLKK from the coding sequence ATGAAAAAAATTACCTTTTTCGCTTTTATGCTTGCAAGTTTTATAACGCAGGCTCAAAATAATTTAACAATAGAAGAAGCAACTTTACCTTCACAAAAAGGCTTTGGTACACAATCAATTTACGGTGCTCAATGGCGTTCAAATGCAGAATTATCTTTTATTGATGCTTCTTTCAAAGCGCTTTCTGTTAAAACTATAAAAAATACCACGGTTGATAATTTTGTTACAACAACCGATTTAGAAACAGCACTTTCTAAAATCATTAACGATAAAGTTAGTTTACGTATGTTCCCGTTTGATTATCATTGGGAAAATCAAAACCAACTTTCGTTCACTTACCACGGTAAAAGTGATAAATATTTTATTATTTATAATGTATCTACTAAAACAATAGATAAACATATTAAATTTAGCGCATCTGCAAACGAAGAAGTAATTGCGCCAAACAAAAATTACATTGTTTATTTAAATGATAATAATTTAGAATTGGTTTATGATAATGGTACGGTTGTAAAAATTACGAATGATGAAAAACATATAGTAAACGGCAGCAGCAATACGCACCGCAACGAATTTGGTATTGACAGAGGTATGTGGATTAGCCCTAATGGAAAAAAAATTATGTTCTATAAGAAAGATGAACGTATGGTTAAAAATTATCCGTTAATTGATTTTGGAGCTAGAATTGCCGAAGAAACTCCTATTAAATATCCAATGGCTGGTATGAAATCGGAAGAAGTTTCTTTACACATTTATGATATCGATTCAAAAACTACTACTCCATTAAAAATTGAAGGCGATAAAGAACAGTTTTTAACCATGCCTTCTTGGGCACCTTCAAGCGATTTGGTTTATGTTGGCGTTTTAAATCGCGGGCAAAATCACTTAAAATTACAGCGTTTTAATGCAAATTCGGGTAATTTTGATAGAACTTTATTTGAAGAAAAAAGCAAAACTTATGTAGAGCCAAATACACCGCTTAAATTTTTAAATGATAAAGAGTTTATCTATATTTCTGAAAAAGATGGCTATCGCCAAATGTATAAATACAACACTAATGGTAAACAATTGAACAGTTATTTATACAAAGATGTCCTTTTTAAAGAATTTGTAAGCGTGTCTCCAAAAGAAATTTATTACATGGGTACTGCTAATAAAGGTATGGATAAATTATTGTACAAAGTTGATTTAAAATCGGGTAAAACTAAACCAGTCACAACAAATTCAGCTACTTATAATATTGAAATGAATGCAGATAAAACATGGTTTTATTCGCAATACACAAATTTCACAACACCAAATAGCATATCGATAAATCCTATAAATGGTAAAAAAGGTATTACGCTTTTAGAAGCAAAAAATCCGTACGAAGGAAAAACAGTTTTACCTACAATAGAAACTGTTACGATTAAGGCTGCCGATGGCAAAACAAATTTAAACGGTAGAATTATTTACCCTGCAAATTTTAATGAAAACACTAAGTATCCAGTAATGGTTTATGTTTATGGCGGCCCTCATGCACAGTTAGTTTCAAACCGTTTTGGTGCAGGAGCAGGTGGTTTTGATTATTACATGGCACAGCAAGGTTTTGTGGTTTTTACTTTAGATAACAGAGGAAGTGAAAACCGTGGCCGTGATTTTGAGCATGTAATTCACAGACAATTAGGTCAAAACGAAATGGCCGATCAAATGCAAGGTGTTGCCTTTTTAAAAACAAAGAAATTTGTTGATACTGAAAAAATTGGAGTTTACGGCTGGTCATTCGGTGGTTTTATGGCAACAAGTTTAATGTTAAATTACCCTGATACTTTTAAAGTTGGTGTTGCTGGTGGCCCTGTTATTGATTGGAAATGGTATGAAGTAATGTATGGGGAAAGATATATGGATACACCTGAAGAAAACCCAGAAGGTTATGAAAAAACATCTACCTTAAATAAAGTAAAAAATCTTAAAGGGCATTTGTTAATGATTCATGGTGCACAAGATCCAGTGGTTGTTCAACAACACAGTATGCAGTTTATTGAAAAATGTATTAAGGAAGGTAAGCAAGTAGATTACTTTTTATACCCAACACATGAACATAATGTATCCGGCAAAGATAGAGTGCATTTAAATGCAAAAATTGCCGACTATTTTATTACACATTTAAAAAAATAA
- a CDS encoding glutathione peroxidase, with translation MNSIYQFNAKTLQGSEIDFSIYKNKTLLIVNTASKCGFTPQYAGLEELHQKYKDQNLEILAFPCNQFNNQEPGNSVSIQNNCLLNYGVSFTVFEKVLVNGKNAHPLFKYLKKALPGCIVNAIKWNFTKFLIDASGKPIKRFSPFTTPDKINNYLVKNNLVNEK, from the coding sequence ATGAATTCAATTTATCAATTTAACGCAAAAACGCTTCAAGGTTCAGAAATTGATTTTTCAATCTATAAAAACAAAACTCTTTTAATAGTAAATACGGCTAGTAAATGTGGATTCACCCCTCAATATGCTGGTTTAGAAGAATTACATCAAAAATACAAAGATCAAAATCTAGAAATTTTAGCTTTTCCTTGTAATCAGTTCAATAACCAAGAGCCAGGAAATTCAGTATCAATTCAAAATAACTGTTTGCTAAATTATGGTGTTTCGTTTACAGTTTTTGAAAAAGTTTTAGTGAATGGTAAGAATGCACATCCCTTATTCAAATATTTAAAAAAGGCTTTACCTGGTTGTATTGTAAATGCAATTAAGTGGAATTTCACAAAATTTTTAATAGATGCTAGTGGCAAACCCATTAAACGATTTTCACCTTTTACAACACCAGATAAAATTAACAATTATTTAGTTAAAAATAATTTAGTAAATGAAAAGTAA
- a CDS encoding DUF6929 family protein, which translates to MKKYFLNTWLKLTGIVAVTGVGYENDKLILATESQNVLYEYFIKNDSITNYVLNDSISDDLKSSQNYNLQTLFKVDNSYYLFGSGKDSLSSNAIIMNAFSKYTSSINITELYSEMKSFSEINDQNFNINATVTYNNDWLFLNKANINGNENYIFVVQGKNFIDEYNIFYFEFDLPKINNLQTGFTDATVINNTLFFVACANNENIGTYFGAIDLKKMKLLYTEKISETENYTGITAIEQTKKNVAFALTSYNKKENKNYTNIHKLNVLLKNKIK; encoded by the coding sequence ATGAAAAAATATTTTTTAAACACTTGGCTAAAACTTACAGGAATTGTTGCAGTTACTGGCGTTGGTTATGAAAACGATAAACTTATTTTAGCAACTGAATCACAAAATGTATTGTACGAATATTTTATAAAAAATGATTCTATTACAAATTATGTTTTAAATGATTCTATTTCAGACGACCTTAAATCATCTCAAAACTATAATTTACAAACTCTTTTTAAAGTAGATAATTCTTATTATTTGTTTGGATCTGGAAAAGATTCTTTAAGCAGCAATGCAATTATAATGAATGCTTTTTCCAAATATACATCATCAATAAACATTACTGAATTATATTCAGAAATGAAAAGTTTTTCAGAAATAAATGACCAAAATTTTAATATAAATGCTACAGTAACATACAACAACGATTGGCTTTTTTTAAACAAAGCAAATATTAATGGTAATGAAAATTACATTTTTGTAGTTCAAGGCAAAAATTTTATTGACGAATACAATATTTTTTATTTTGAATTTGATTTACCTAAAATAAACAATTTACAAACAGGTTTTACCGATGCTACAGTAATTAACAATACTTTATTTTTTGTTGCATGTGCAAATAATGAAAACATTGGAACTTATTTTGGGGCAATAGATTTAAAAAAAATGAAATTATTGTATACTGAAAAAATTAGTGAAACTGAAAATTATACAGGAATTACAGCTATAGAACAAACTAAAAAAAATGTAGCATTTGCACTTACATCTTACAATAAAAAAGAGAACAAAAACTACACAAACATTCATAAATTAAATGTTTTACTAAAAAACAAAATAAAATAA
- a CDS encoding PPK2 family polyphosphate kinase, whose translation MKRKDFKVPENFNLSEIATAYATDLPKSEIKLQLKKYRKKIAEIQDKMYADNRYSVLISFQGMDTAGKDSMIREVFKGFNARGVVVESFKTPSYKELQHDFMWRHYVKLPEKGKFTIFNRTQYENVLVTRVHPEYLLNERNPFIDINNLTDDFWNERMNKMVEFEEFWFNNGTIILKFFLHLSKTEQKNRLLKRLEEPKHQWKFSPGDLKERDFWDNYQFCYEQVLKKSNHKRAPWYIVPSDDKDISRLIVAKIIYKTLKKITEIDYPKPEPEILEKISEYKTALSSDK comes from the coding sequence ATGAAACGAAAAGATTTTAAAGTTCCTGAAAATTTTAACTTAAGTGAAATTGCAACTGCTTACGCAACTGATTTACCTAAAAGTGAAATAAAACTTCAACTTAAAAAGTATCGAAAAAAGATAGCAGAAATTCAAGATAAAATGTATGCCGATAATCGTTATTCGGTTTTAATTTCTTTTCAAGGAATGGACACAGCGGGTAAAGATAGTATGATACGTGAAGTCTTTAAAGGATTTAACGCGCGTGGAGTAGTGGTTGAAAGTTTTAAAACACCTTCGTACAAAGAATTACAGCACGATTTTATGTGGCGACATTATGTAAAGTTACCTGAAAAGGGAAAATTTACCATTTTTAATCGAACGCAATATGAAAATGTTTTGGTAACAAGGGTTCATCCAGAATATTTGTTAAATGAACGAAATCCTTTCATTGATATAAACAATTTAACAGATGATTTTTGGAACGAACGAATGAACAAAATGGTTGAATTTGAAGAATTTTGGTTTAACAATGGAACTATTATTTTAAAATTCTTTTTACATTTAAGTAAAACCGAGCAAAAAAACAGATTACTTAAAAGATTAGAAGAGCCTAAACACCAATGGAAATTTTCACCAGGCGATTTAAAAGAACGTGATTTTTGGGATAATTATCAATTTTGTTATGAACAAGTTTTAAAAAAAAGCAACCATAAACGTGCGCCATGGTATATTGTTCCAAGTGATGATAAAGACATAAGCAGGTTAATTGTTGCTAAAATTATTTATAAAACTTTAAAGAAAATTACCGAGATTGATTACCCTAAACCCGAACCTGAAATATTAGAGAAAATATCAGAGTATAAAACGGCTTTAAGTAGCGATAAATAA
- a CDS encoding DEAD/DEAH box helicase — protein sequence MATFEQFNLPKSLQKAIDDLGFVNPTPIQEKSFSAILSGKDVMGIAQTGTGKTFAYLLPILKQWKFQPTESPRVVILVPTRELVVQVVEEIEKLTKYMSIRVLGIYGGVNINTQKTSVYNGIDILVGTPGRTMDLALDNILRFDALQKLVIDEFDEILNLGFRTQLTSILSMMKNKKQNILFSATMTEEVDEILDEYFNFPDEISLAPSGTPLEKIKQAAYLVPNFLTKLNILKDLLTNDDTTTRVLLFVNNKRLADFVLEHLEEEFPNEFGVIHSNKTQNYRLNTMELFQNGTLRGLVTTDVMARGLDITDITHVFNLQLPEIPEQYIHRIGRTGRADKDGVAISFISPKEEETQLDIEELMDYEIPLNEIPSHVKIAEQRLEFEKDKVKMKTNKRKIDTERGEAFHEKKDKNKKVNLGGPGKRTPRKSAPRNRAVERKRAEKKKKK from the coding sequence ATGGCAACATTTGAGCAGTTTAATTTACCCAAATCTTTACAAAAAGCAATCGATGATTTAGGCTTTGTAAACCCAACACCTATTCAAGAAAAATCATTTAGTGCCATTTTATCAGGAAAAGATGTAATGGGAATTGCTCAAACCGGAACAGGTAAAACTTTTGCCTACTTACTCCCTATTCTAAAACAATGGAAATTTCAACCAACCGAATCACCTCGTGTTGTAATTTTAGTACCTACACGTGAATTGGTTGTTCAAGTTGTTGAAGAAATTGAAAAACTTACTAAATACATGTCTATACGTGTTTTAGGTATTTATGGTGGTGTAAATATTAATACTCAAAAAACATCGGTTTATAACGGTATCGATATTTTAGTTGGTACACCAGGTAGAACCATGGATTTGGCTTTAGATAATATTTTGCGTTTTGATGCACTACAAAAATTGGTAATTGATGAATTTGATGAAATTTTAAACTTAGGATTTCGCACACAGCTTACATCTATTTTATCAATGATGAAAAATAAAAAACAAAATATTTTGTTTTCGGCAACCATGACCGAAGAAGTTGATGAAATCTTAGATGAATATTTTAATTTTCCCGATGAAATTTCTTTAGCCCCTTCAGGAACACCATTAGAGAAAATTAAACAAGCTGCGTATTTAGTTCCTAATTTTTTAACTAAATTAAATATTTTAAAAGATTTATTAACAAACGACGATACCACAACGCGTGTTTTACTTTTTGTTAACAATAAACGTTTAGCCGATTTTGTACTAGAACATTTAGAAGAAGAGTTTCCTAATGAATTTGGAGTAATCCATTCCAATAAAACGCAAAATTACCGATTAAACACCATGGAATTGTTTCAAAATGGAACTTTAAGAGGATTGGTTACAACCGATGTTATGGCGCGTGGTTTAGATATTACAGATATTACGCATGTTTTTAATTTGCAATTACCAGAAATTCCTGAACAATATATTCACCGAATTGGTAGAACAGGACGTGCAGATAAAGACGGAGTAGCAATTAGCTTTATTAGTCCAAAAGAAGAAGAAACGCAGTTAGATATAGAAGAACTAATGGATTATGAAATTCCATTAAATGAAATTCCTTCACATGTAAAAATTGCAGAACAACGTTTGGAATTTGAAAAAGACAAAGTTAAAATGAAAACCAACAAACGCAAAATTGATACAGAGCGCGGTGAGGCATTTCATGAGAAAAAAGATAAAAACAAAAAAGTAAACTTAGGTGGTCCGGGTAAACGAACTCCACGAAAATCGGCACCCCGTAACCGTGCTGTGGAACGTAAACGCGCCGAGAAAAAGAAGAAAAAATAA
- a CDS encoding C40 family peptidase gives MFALCNLAIVPLRFEPSDKSELVSQVLFGETFIILEKQEKWSKIRLTTDLYEGWIDNKQFTPITQEQYTILQNTAKMYCADLIDYITGANALLPIVLGSDLTFLSFTDINNQELTFDGTLISGTNEKTNLLKTAFLYLNAPYLWGGKTPFGIDCSGFTQMVYRLNGYYIPRDASQQAKIGEPLSFIEESEVGDLAFFDNEDGHIIHVGIIMENNYIIHAHGKVRIDRLDHLGILNIDTGRHTHKLRVIKKII, from the coding sequence ATGTTTGCACTTTGTAATTTAGCTATTGTTCCTTTGCGTTTTGAACCTTCAGATAAAAGTGAATTGGTTTCACAAGTTCTTTTTGGAGAAACTTTTATTATTTTAGAAAAACAAGAAAAATGGTCTAAAATACGTTTAACGACTGATTTGTACGAAGGTTGGATCGATAACAAACAATTTACACCTATCACCCAAGAACAATATACTATTTTACAAAATACTGCAAAAATGTATTGTGCCGATTTAATTGATTATATTACTGGTGCCAATGCTTTATTGCCTATTGTTTTAGGCAGCGACTTAACTTTTCTAAGTTTTACCGATATTAATAATCAAGAATTAACATTTGATGGTACTTTAATTTCGGGTACAAATGAAAAAACAAATTTACTTAAAACTGCATTTTTATATTTAAACGCACCGTATTTATGGGGTGGTAAAACACCTTTTGGTATTGATTGTTCAGGATTTACACAAATGGTGTACCGCCTAAATGGGTATTATATTCCCAGAGACGCATCGCAACAAGCTAAAATTGGTGAACCTTTAAGCTTTATTGAAGAAAGTGAAGTTGGTGATTTGGCTTTTTTTGATAACGAAGATGGTCATATAATTCATGTGGGAATTATTATGGAAAACAACTACATTATTCATGCGCATGGTAAAGTTCGCATTGATCGTTTAGATCATTTAGGAATTTTAAATATAGATACTGGTCGCCATACTCATAAACTTAGAGTAATTAAGAAAATCATTTAA